A region of the Deltaproteobacteria bacterium genome:
CTTGCGGGCCTTTGGTCTGCCCTGGGTTTTTTGTCGGTGCTGCCGATGGGCCGAGGCCTGCGGCCGGATCGGGACATGGTGCCCTGGTTCCCGGTGGCCGGCCTGGTCATTGGTATGGCCTGGGCCGGTCTGGACGCGGCCGTGGGGTTGGTGCTGGACGGATGGCTGCGGTCCTGGATCGCGGTTCTGCTCCTGGCCGGATTGACCGGGGGTCTGCATCTGGACGGTTTGGCCGACACGGCCGACGGCCTTTTGAGCCACCGGGGCCGGGAGCGGGCCCTGGAGATCATGCGCGACAGCCGGATCGGAACTTGGGGCGTCCTGGCCCTGGTGGCCATCCTGGGGATTAAGGCCGGAGCCTTGGGCGAGCTGGAAGGCGGATGGAGCAGGGCGGCCTGTCTGGTTTTTGTCCCGGCCTACGCCCGGGCGGCCGTCCTCGCGGTCATGGCTTGGCTACCGTATGTTCGGGGGGCTGAAGGCATGGCCTCCGGCCTGTCCGATTTCTCCCGGTTTCGGTCCTTGGCCCTTTTCGGTGTGGTGGTGCTTCTGTCCCTGGTTTCGGGTCCCGGATGGAACATGATCTGGTCCTGCTTGGTCGCGACCCTTGGACTGGGCTTCTGGTTTTCCAGAATTCTGGGCGGGGTGACCGGGGACACCTTGGGAACCGTGATCGAGGTCGGAGAAGCGGCCATGCTCCTGACCCTGGCGTCCGCCTGGGCCTGAAATGCTAGGGGTTGAGCCCCTTGCTGACGGGGAGTTTTCGTTTCAACCATTTGTTCCAGCCGTCGTGGAGGATCCTGACGTCGGCAAAGCCCCGCTTGAAGAGTTCTTCGGCCACTTCGTCGCTCATGGTGCAGAATTCGCCGTCGCAATAGGCGATGATGACGGCGTTCTTGTCCAGCAGGGGTTCGGCCTGGGGGAAGAAGCGTTCGAATTCGTCGGCCGGGAGGTTGACGGCCCCCCGGATATGGCTGGCCTCGTATTCGTCGGCAAAGCGGGCGTCCACGAACACGGCTTGTCCGGAATCGAACAGTCGTTTGGCCTCCTCGATGGTCACGGATTTTGAGGCGGCCAGGGCTGGAAAGGCCAGAACAAGGCAGAGCAAAAGGGCGGCGGGTGAAAACCAGTTTTTGATCATGTCGGTTGCTCCGTTGGTTGACAAGGGAATCAGGAAGAAACGGCCGGGCCGATTTCGGCCTCCTCGAAGGTCTTGACCTCGGTAAACATGGCCACGGCCGCGTCCAGGATGCTCACGGCCAAGACCGCTCCGGTCCCTTCGCCCAGGCGCATGCCCAAGGCGAGGATGGGTGAAAGCCCCAGATGGTCGAGCATGGCCGCGTGCCCGGGTTCGGCTGAGACGTGACCGGCGAACATGAAGTCCCGGCAGGCCGGACAGAGGGCCGCGGCCGTCAGGGCCCCGGCCGTGGAGATGAAGCCGTCCACGACCACCGGAGTCCGGCGCGCGGCGGCGGCCAGAATGAGTCCGGTGATGGCCCCTATCTCGAAGCCGCCAACTTTGGCCAGAACGTCCAGGGGATCACCGGGATCCGGGGCATTGACGGTCAGGGCGCGGCGGATGACCCCCAATTTGCGGTCCAAACCGGTCCGGTCCAGACCGGTGCCCGGTCCGACCAAGGCCTCCGGGTCTTGTCCGGTCAGCACGGCCCCAATGGCCGTGGAGGCCGTGGTGTTGCCAATGCCCATGTCACCGGTGGCCAGAAGGCGCGCCCCTTGATCCATGGCCAGATCGGCCAGTTCCGCTCCGGTCAGGATGGATTCCCGGGCCTGGTTCCGAGTCATGGCCGGACCCCGGGCCATGTTGGCCGTGCCCGGG
Encoded here:
- a CDS encoding rhodanese-like domain-containing protein, with translation MIKNWFSPAALLLCLVLAFPALAASKSVTIEEAKRLFDSGQAVFVDARFADEYEASHIRGAVNLPADEFERFFPQAEPLLDKNAVIIAYCDGEFCTMSDEVAEELFKRGFADVRILHDGWNKWLKRKLPVSKGLNP
- the cobT gene encoding nicotinate-nucleotide--dimethylbenzimidazole phosphoribosyltransferase, which translates into the protein MERKLQKLLAAVTPTDRSWFERARARNADLIMPPRALGRLHDLAERLCAIQATLTPDIGERAVLVMAADHGVTAEGVSAFPAEVTPQMVAAFVRGWAGINALAGTARAKVLVADLGVAADLSGLAAENPSLLIRKIAPGTANMARGPAMTRNQARESILTGAELADLAMDQGARLLATGDMGIGNTTASTAIGAVLTGQDPEALVGPGTGLDRTGLDRKLGVIRRALTVNAPDPGDPLDVLAKVGGFEIGAITGLILAAAARRTPVVVDGFISTAGALTAAALCPACRDFMFAGHVSAEPGHAAMLDHLGLSPILALGMRLGEGTGAVLAVSILDAAVAMFTEVKTFEEAEIGPAVSS
- the cobS gene encoding adenosylcobinamide-GDP ribazoletransferase, which translates into the protein MTTLAGLWSALGFLSVLPMGRGLRPDRDMVPWFPVAGLVIGMAWAGLDAAVGLVLDGWLRSWIAVLLLAGLTGGLHLDGLADTADGLLSHRGRERALEIMRDSRIGTWGVLALVAILGIKAGALGELEGGWSRAACLVFVPAYARAAVLAVMAWLPYVRGAEGMASGLSDFSRFRSLALFGVVVLLSLVSGPGWNMIWSCLVATLGLGFWFSRILGGVTGDTLGTVIEVGEAAMLLTLASAWA